One part of the Microbulbifer sp. THAF38 genome encodes these proteins:
- a CDS encoding thioredoxin domain-containing protein: MWQLKLLLRLIILFSLGCVAVGCMEKGEEITSKQMQSSSYEAAARIDGRVITLQELDSTLELALYDIAEQEYELRLNKLNAWIDKKDGNNASGKKIEILLTAPEPPRITLPTANQNLRGSREAPVTLAVFCSFQSPHCKAIQPVIRRLMSTYKGWVSQVHFDFPLKFHREGLRAGTAARCAADQGRFWEYHDALYVLTPEINGDTYSQLIGQLQLDAQKFEMCLSSDTPKASVLENRDWALGLGLKNVPVVFINGFYLKGPRKFEQYAYWIEKELRSMGINPKETYVWKDDETIDDRDLPITGLSLTLLGVSESSVKSKSKALIQVKEAAAKYFNVGQELIAGASLLRLHSSYAVIESKAGLEKLPLKGKGGTDVLQTHSYEQNAELKRRIEQPLGPGSRQLIASSGVLTLGQSWLSKQLEQREVLEAKFIEAELEVEGHHLMRLEGITNNEFFTALGFQENDVLMRVNDSWVHSGQNNLWDALTSGQIIDVAFMRKGLPQRIQYVVEEQGYFEKD, encoded by the coding sequence ATGTGGCAGTTAAAGCTTCTATTGAGACTAATAATTTTGTTTTCTCTTGGTTGTGTCGCCGTTGGGTGTATGGAAAAGGGAGAGGAAATAACATCTAAGCAAATGCAAAGCTCTTCTTATGAGGCGGCTGCACGCATTGATGGCCGGGTAATTACTCTTCAGGAGCTAGATAGCACTTTAGAGTTGGCTTTGTATGATATAGCAGAGCAGGAATATGAATTACGCTTGAATAAACTCAATGCTTGGATAGATAAAAAAGACGGCAACAATGCATCCGGTAAAAAAATTGAGATTCTTCTGACTGCCCCTGAGCCACCGAGAATTACTTTACCCACTGCTAATCAGAATCTTCGTGGTAGTAGGGAAGCCCCTGTTACTTTAGCCGTTTTCTGCTCCTTTCAGTCCCCACACTGTAAAGCTATACAACCGGTTATACGTCGCCTTATGTCGACCTATAAGGGGTGGGTAAGCCAGGTACACTTTGATTTTCCACTTAAGTTTCACAGAGAAGGTCTCCGGGCTGGCACGGCAGCACGCTGTGCAGCTGATCAAGGCAGATTTTGGGAGTACCACGATGCATTATATGTATTAACACCAGAAATTAATGGGGATACCTATTCCCAACTAATCGGGCAGTTACAATTAGATGCTCAGAAGTTTGAAATGTGTTTATCCAGTGATACCCCCAAAGCATCTGTACTTGAAAATAGGGACTGGGCACTAGGTCTAGGGCTTAAAAATGTACCTGTTGTCTTTATTAATGGCTTTTATCTAAAAGGGCCGCGTAAATTTGAGCAATATGCCTATTGGATAGAAAAAGAGCTACGGTCTATGGGCATAAATCCAAAAGAAACCTATGTTTGGAAAGATGATGAGACTATTGATGATCGAGATTTACCAATCACCGGTTTGTCACTTACTTTACTGGGGGTTAGTGAATCCAGTGTAAAGAGCAAATCAAAGGCGTTGATCCAAGTAAAGGAAGCTGCGGCTAAATATTTTAATGTAGGGCAAGAATTGATAGCTGGTGCCTCCTTGCTCCGTCTTCACTCTAGTTATGCAGTTATTGAAAGCAAAGCAGGTCTGGAGAAGTTACCTTTGAAAGGGAAGGGGGGCACTGATGTTTTACAGACGCATTCCTATGAACAGAATGCTGAATTAAAGCGGCGCATTGAGCAGCCTTTGGGGCCCGGGAGCCGCCAGCTGATAGCTTCTTCAGGAGTTCTTACCTTAGGGCAGTCTTGGCTGAGTAAGCAGTTGGAGCAACGGGAAGTTCTGGAAGCCAAATTTATCGAGGCCGAATTGGAGGTTGAGGGACATCACCTGATGCGACTCGAAGGTATCACAAATAATGAGTTCTTCACCGCCCTGGGTTTTCAAGAGAATGATGTCCTAATGAGAGTTAATGATAGCTGGGTACATAGTGGTCAAAATAACCTATGGGATGCTCTTACCAGCGGTCAGATTATCGATGTAGCTTTTATGCGAAAGGGGTTGCCCCAGCGAATACAATATGTTGTTGAAGAGCAGGGCTATTTTGAGAAAGATTGA
- a CDS encoding SGNH/GDSL hydrolase family protein — translation MWNRYGVITALVLSVMSIPTALAAPSKSVAAGDSITMAFGADCTRNKYFWDLFCLLGGDQPEHSWFDGDKNSVESIYDKYKIISPNMAANKKAAESGAEMRGGKKNFAVQADRILSQSNIADHVEVVLGGNDICNRDCTDPNNCDDPLYTESEWRSAIQAGLDKLVDGLPNGSTILLGSVPRVQDLRAAGLAKQSSNSRVNCEHVWSTFGICKIATNGGSLNGEDFATRYNAITAAQRRYNEILVEEAESYNGTNGVEVIAEYTGEGEVNAGTFQFGKDDIGGGDCFHPSIQGQNIVADLLWQGNPDK, via the coding sequence ATGTGGAATAGATATGGAGTTATAACAGCACTCGTTTTAAGTGTTATGTCGATACCGACAGCTTTAGCTGCCCCTTCTAAATCCGTTGCTGCTGGTGACAGTATTACCATGGCATTCGGAGCAGACTGTACCCGTAACAAGTATTTCTGGGATTTGTTTTGTCTCCTCGGTGGAGACCAACCGGAACACTCCTGGTTTGATGGTGATAAAAACTCCGTTGAGAGTATTTACGATAAGTACAAGATCATTTCACCCAACATGGCTGCGAATAAAAAAGCTGCTGAATCAGGGGCAGAAATGCGTGGAGGAAAGAAGAACTTTGCTGTTCAGGCTGATCGAATTTTATCCCAATCAAATATCGCCGACCACGTCGAAGTTGTTCTTGGAGGAAACGATATTTGTAACCGGGATTGTACCGATCCCAATAACTGTGATGATCCTCTATACACAGAAAGTGAGTGGCGCTCAGCAATTCAAGCAGGCTTAGATAAACTCGTCGATGGTCTTCCCAATGGATCTACCATTCTTTTAGGCTCAGTACCAAGGGTGCAGGATCTGCGAGCAGCCGGCTTAGCCAAGCAGTCAAGCAACTCCCGGGTAAATTGTGAACATGTTTGGTCAACCTTTGGGATTTGCAAAATAGCCACTAATGGCGGCAGTTTAAATGGAGAAGACTTTGCCACTCGCTACAACGCAATTACTGCAGCTCAACGTCGCTACAATGAAATTCTCGTTGAGGAAGCGGAGAGCTATAACGGCACCAACGGTGTTGAAGTGATAGCCGAGTATACTGGGGAAGGTGAGGTAAATGCTGGTACCTTCCAGTTTGGCAAAGATGACATTGGTGGTGGAGACTGCTTCCACCCCAGTATTCAGGGCCAAAACATCGTTGCCGATCTACTTTGGCAGGGCAATCCAGATAAATAA
- the thiC gene encoding phosphomethylpyrimidine synthase ThiC, whose protein sequence is MSEIIEQSGKAGKSTRAASRDSAKAFLENLTVQSFPNSRKVYLPGETPDIQVGARQICLGDSVVGGDADNPLLEPNEPLTVYDTSGPYSEPGFKVDVRQGLPKLRQGWVEARGDTELLDSRQAAYSQKRMADQGLDHIRFENLPSPRRAKPGSNVSQMHYARRGIITSEMEFVAVRENMGRAKLASEMSESQYQKARDSIFIPEQITPEFVRREVAEGRAIIPANINHPEVEPMIIGRNFLCKVNANIGNSAVTSSIEEEVEKLVWSTKWGADTVMDLSTGASIHETREWILRNSPVPIGTVPIYQALEKVNGIAEDLNWDVYRDTLIEQAEQGVDYFTIHAGVLLRYVPLTAKRMTGIVSRGGSIMAKWCLAHHKENFLYTHFEEICEIMKAYDVSFSLGDGLRPGSIADANDEAQFGELHTLGELTEVAWKHDVQTMIEGPGHVAIHKIKENMDEQLKHCHGAPFYTLGPLTTDIAPGYDHITSGIGAALIGTYGCAMLCYVTPKEHLGLPNKEDVKEGLMAYKIAAHAADLAKGHPRAQKRDDALSKARFEFRWEDQFNLGLDPERARAYHDETLPKESGKVAHFCSMCGPKFCSMKITQDVRDYAAKQEAERGMEEMSIKFKDMGSEIYHKG, encoded by the coding sequence ATGTCCGAGATCATTGAACAATCCGGCAAAGCCGGAAAATCCACCCGCGCTGCCAGCCGCGATTCTGCTAAAGCATTTCTTGAGAACCTTACGGTTCAATCTTTTCCCAATTCACGAAAGGTGTATTTACCTGGGGAAACGCCGGATATTCAGGTTGGTGCTCGCCAAATCTGCCTGGGGGATAGCGTGGTAGGTGGAGATGCAGATAATCCCCTTCTGGAGCCCAATGAACCGCTCACCGTATACGATACATCTGGGCCCTATTCTGAACCTGGTTTCAAAGTCGATGTACGCCAGGGGCTACCCAAGTTGCGTCAGGGCTGGGTAGAGGCTAGAGGAGATACAGAGCTGCTGGATTCCCGCCAAGCCGCCTACAGCCAGAAACGTATGGCAGACCAAGGTCTGGATCATATCCGCTTTGAGAATCTTCCCAGCCCACGTCGGGCCAAACCGGGAAGTAATGTATCGCAAATGCACTATGCTCGCCGCGGTATCATCACGTCGGAGATGGAATTTGTTGCTGTTCGTGAAAATATGGGGCGCGCCAAACTCGCTTCAGAAATGAGTGAAAGCCAATATCAAAAAGCGCGCGATAGTATTTTTATTCCCGAGCAAATCACTCCCGAATTTGTTCGCAGGGAAGTCGCCGAAGGTCGGGCGATTATTCCCGCGAATATCAATCACCCGGAAGTGGAACCGATGATTATCGGGCGCAACTTCCTATGTAAGGTGAATGCAAATATTGGTAATTCTGCGGTGACTTCTTCTATTGAAGAGGAGGTGGAAAAGCTGGTTTGGTCCACCAAGTGGGGTGCCGATACCGTGATGGATCTCTCCACCGGCGCCAGTATTCACGAAACCCGTGAATGGATTTTACGAAATTCTCCGGTGCCTATTGGTACAGTACCGATTTATCAAGCGCTGGAAAAAGTGAACGGTATCGCCGAAGACCTGAACTGGGATGTCTATCGCGATACTTTGATTGAACAGGCGGAGCAGGGGGTGGATTATTTTACCATCCATGCTGGCGTGCTGTTGCGCTATGTACCGCTTACAGCGAAGCGTATGACCGGTATTGTTTCGCGGGGTGGTTCTATCATGGCCAAATGGTGTCTGGCACACCACAAAGAGAATTTCCTCTATACCCACTTCGAAGAAATCTGTGAAATCATGAAAGCTTACGATGTGAGCTTTAGCCTCGGTGATGGTCTGCGCCCAGGTTCCATCGCCGATGCCAATGATGAGGCACAATTTGGAGAGCTGCATACTCTTGGCGAGCTCACAGAAGTTGCATGGAAGCACGATGTGCAGACCATGATCGAAGGACCGGGGCATGTGGCTATTCACAAAATCAAAGAGAATATGGATGAGCAGCTAAAGCACTGCCACGGCGCGCCTTTTTATACCCTCGGCCCGCTGACTACGGATATTGCCCCCGGTTACGACCACATTACCTCCGGTATAGGCGCAGCATTAATCGGCACTTACGGTTGCGCCATGCTCTGCTATGTGACGCCTAAAGAGCATTTGGGTCTACCCAATAAAGAGGATGTTAAAGAGGGCTTGATGGCCTATAAGATTGCGGCTCATGCCGCAGACTTGGCCAAGGGACATCCACGAGCACAAAAGCGCGACGACGCCCTGTCAAAAGCCCGCTTTGAATTCCGCTGGGAAGATCAGTTTAACCTCGGTTTGGACCCGGAGCGGGCACGAGCCTATCACGATGAAACCCTGCCTAAAGAATCCGGCAAGGTAGCGCACTTCTGTTCTATGTGTGGACCAAAATTCTGCTCCATGAAAATTACTCAGGATGTGCGCGATTACGCGGCCAAACAGGAAGCAGAGCGGGGAATGGAGGAGATGTCGATTAAATTTAAGGATATGGGTAGCGAAATTTATCACAAGGGCTGA
- the thiO gene encoding glycine oxidase ThiO has translation MTGKTKASIAIAGGGLLGRLLAWRLSRRDLDITLFEAGDLSASEGGACWTAAGMISPLSELVHSDKRVYQLGLQSLELWSDWSRQLEQQSGCKVEYRRAGSILVAHGKDRSELLQFLRELQGKLGESAGEQVQPLDVNALAELEPALQSFEQGLYLRGEADINNQCLLPILLTILRQQGVNLRDHSKVSCEAGQISLASGEEKFDCVIDCRGLGAKGQVEGLRGVRGEVMVVESREVVLQRPVRLLHPRYKLYAVPRSNGRTVIGATEIESEDLSPISVRSSMELSSALYSLNPAFAEARIVETRVNCRPATMDNLPYIHNEDGLVRVNGLYRHGYLLAPAMVEQVVNQVTQQRLQVV, from the coding sequence GTGACAGGCAAAACCAAAGCCAGTATAGCTATTGCCGGTGGCGGTCTTCTGGGGCGGCTACTCGCCTGGCGGCTCAGTCGGCGAGACCTGGATATAACATTGTTTGAGGCCGGCGATTTGTCGGCATCGGAAGGGGGTGCCTGCTGGACGGCGGCGGGGATGATCTCGCCACTATCGGAGTTGGTGCACAGTGATAAGCGAGTCTACCAACTGGGACTGCAAAGCCTCGAGCTATGGTCTGACTGGTCCAGGCAACTGGAGCAACAGAGTGGGTGCAAAGTGGAGTACCGCAGAGCGGGCTCGATTCTGGTGGCACACGGTAAAGACAGGAGTGAGTTATTGCAATTCCTGAGGGAGTTGCAGGGTAAGTTGGGCGAATCCGCGGGGGAGCAGGTGCAACCGCTGGATGTCAATGCACTGGCTGAGTTGGAGCCTGCCCTGCAAAGCTTTGAGCAGGGGCTTTACCTGCGGGGTGAGGCGGATATCAATAATCAATGCCTGTTACCCATATTGCTGACCATATTGCGCCAGCAAGGTGTGAATTTAAGAGACCACAGTAAGGTGAGTTGTGAAGCGGGACAAATTTCTCTTGCTTCAGGGGAAGAGAAATTCGACTGTGTGATCGACTGTCGTGGCCTAGGTGCCAAGGGGCAGGTGGAGGGCTTGCGCGGTGTCCGCGGTGAGGTGATGGTCGTGGAATCCCGAGAGGTGGTTTTACAGCGTCCAGTGCGCCTACTTCATCCCCGTTACAAACTCTACGCCGTGCCCCGCAGTAATGGCCGCACTGTGATTGGCGCTACAGAAATTGAAAGTGAAGATCTGTCCCCGATTTCGGTGCGCTCTAGCATGGAACTCTCCTCTGCCCTTTATTCCCTTAATCCGGCATTTGCCGAGGCTCGTATTGTGGAGACTCGAGTGAACTGTCGCCCTGCCACTATGGATAATCTGCCATATATACACAATGAGGATGGGCTGGTGCGGGTAAATGGCCTCTATCGCCACGGCTATCTTTTAGCGCCGGCGATGGTAGAGCAGGTCGTGAATCAAGTAACGCAACAACGGTTACAGGTGGTTTGA
- the thiS gene encoding sulfur carrier protein ThiS, which translates to MQVSINGEAHSLESPIKLTALLHQLGYRGETFAVAVNGSFVSRSEYGNTQINSGDSLDIVAPVVGG; encoded by the coding sequence ATGCAAGTATCAATCAATGGGGAAGCTCACAGCCTCGAATCTCCCATAAAACTCACTGCACTTTTACATCAACTGGGGTATCGCGGAGAAACATTTGCCGTTGCGGTTAACGGTAGTTTTGTCAGCCGCTCGGAATATGGTAATACACAGATTAATAGCGGCGATAGCCTGGATATTGTTGCGCCAGTAGTAGGGGGTTAG
- a CDS encoding thiazole synthase, whose protein sequence is MSDLLTLYGKTFNSRLLVGTALYPSPAIMRESVQASASEIITLSLRRQNPAQQRDNSFWNYIREFGCQLLPNTAGCKSSREAIELAKMSQEIFQTDWIKLEVIGDDYNLQPDPFGLVEAARELVHLGFKVLPYCTDDLVLCRKLLDVGCEVLMPWGAPIGTGQGLLNKYNLQTLRDRLSDVPLIIDAGIGAPSQAAEALEMGFDAVLLNTAIAKAQDPVRMAQAFKLAVESGRIAFNAGLMLRRQTASPSTPTLDMPFWQQAESMLQD, encoded by the coding sequence GTGAGTGATCTATTAACGCTCTACGGAAAAACATTTAATAGCCGGCTTTTGGTGGGAACGGCTCTATACCCATCCCCTGCCATTATGCGTGAGTCGGTGCAAGCCTCAGCATCAGAAATTATTACTTTGTCTCTGCGTCGACAGAATCCAGCGCAGCAGCGGGACAATAGTTTTTGGAATTATATTCGCGAGTTTGGTTGCCAGTTGTTGCCCAATACTGCCGGCTGTAAATCCTCCCGTGAGGCGATCGAGCTGGCAAAAATGTCCCAGGAGATTTTCCAGACTGACTGGATCAAACTGGAAGTCATTGGCGATGACTACAACTTGCAACCTGACCCTTTTGGTTTGGTAGAGGCGGCGAGGGAGCTAGTTCATCTCGGCTTTAAAGTCTTGCCTTACTGCACTGATGACTTGGTCTTATGCCGCAAGCTACTAGATGTGGGCTGTGAGGTATTGATGCCTTGGGGGGCACCGATTGGCACTGGGCAGGGACTTCTGAATAAGTACAACCTGCAAACTCTGCGTGATCGCTTGAGTGATGTGCCACTTATTATTGATGCTGGCATCGGTGCGCCATCGCAGGCTGCCGAAGCTCTGGAGATGGGATTTGATGCGGTATTACTAAATACTGCTATCGCCAAAGCGCAAGATCCCGTACGGATGGCGCAGGCCTTTAAGTTGGCGGTGGAGTCTGGGCGCATCGCCTTTAATGCGGGCCTGATGCTCAGGAGACAAACTGCCAGCCCCAGTACCCCAACCCTGGATATGCCATTCTGGCAGCAGGCAGAGAGTATGCTGCAGGATTAG
- the thiE gene encoding thiamine phosphate synthase: protein MRDQFLTKKPITWTIAGSDSGGGAGIQADLLTFADFDCHGCSAITANTAQNTVEVTAINAVSLEVLDSQLQTLQRDLFPAAIKIGLLANTGQVLLVANFLRKLKTIQPVPVIYDPVAIATSGAGLTEDDITAEVLAQLLPQCDLVTPNLHELEWLTRASTGDAKSILEAARQLHALAGTAVLVTGGHTQLRPGEVSDLFWDGEKADWFIGRQVPGNNSHGTGCTLSSAIAACCALGYPMRDACVVGKAYVQRGLRLGENSHIGVGASPVGHCGWPLDLADFPEILVAGEERAQDYGLSSTQPFVQGFAATDSQALGLYPVVDTVEWLQRLAEQGVRTLQLRIKTPGEDLREQIKRAVAIGRTYNLRLFINDYWQLAIECGAYGVHLGQEDLQEADLAAIQSAGLKLGISTHGFFELLLAYRYRPSYLAIGAIYPTNTKDMSDQLQGVEKLTRMAALLPNYPLVAIGGINQQCAPEIIATGVGSIAVVSAITKAENYKRAVAEFNALLEDKGTEVEPC from the coding sequence ATGCGAGATCAATTTCTAACAAAAAAACCTATCACCTGGACCATTGCTGGCAGTGACTCTGGGGGAGGTGCCGGTATACAGGCAGACTTGCTGACGTTTGCCGATTTTGACTGTCACGGTTGTAGTGCTATCACCGCCAACACCGCACAAAATACGGTGGAAGTGACTGCGATTAATGCAGTTTCTTTAGAGGTACTGGATTCCCAGCTACAGACTTTACAGCGGGACTTATTCCCCGCTGCGATTAAAATTGGCCTGCTGGCCAATACCGGTCAAGTCTTGTTGGTTGCTAATTTTTTACGCAAATTAAAAACGATACAGCCGGTTCCCGTTATTTACGATCCGGTTGCCATTGCCACCAGTGGAGCAGGACTTACTGAGGATGATATTACTGCGGAAGTCTTGGCTCAGTTATTGCCGCAGTGTGACCTGGTGACCCCCAACTTACATGAATTGGAGTGGCTTACCCGGGCGAGTACCGGGGATGCGAAATCTATTTTAGAGGCTGCGCGACAGCTGCACGCCTTGGCAGGTACTGCGGTTTTGGTGACCGGTGGCCACACGCAGTTGCGGCCAGGTGAGGTTTCTGACTTGTTTTGGGACGGTGAAAAGGCCGACTGGTTTATTGGCAGGCAAGTGCCGGGTAATAATAGCCACGGAACCGGCTGCACCTTATCCTCTGCTATTGCCGCCTGTTGTGCTCTCGGTTATCCCATGAGAGATGCCTGTGTCGTTGGTAAGGCCTATGTACAACGTGGTTTACGCCTTGGGGAGAATTCCCATATCGGCGTTGGTGCCAGCCCGGTAGGGCATTGTGGTTGGCCACTAGACTTGGCGGATTTCCCAGAGATACTGGTAGCGGGTGAAGAGCGCGCGCAAGATTACGGCCTTAGCTCTACCCAGCCATTCGTTCAAGGATTTGCTGCAACCGATTCCCAAGCTTTGGGTTTATATCCGGTGGTGGACACTGTGGAATGGTTGCAACGCCTCGCTGAACAGGGCGTGCGCACCTTACAGTTGCGGATAAAAACACCCGGTGAGGATCTACGTGAGCAAATTAAGCGTGCGGTCGCTATCGGTAGGACTTATAACTTGCGCCTGTTTATCAATGATTACTGGCAGCTAGCGATTGAATGCGGTGCTTATGGTGTTCATTTGGGGCAGGAGGATTTACAAGAGGCGGATCTTGCTGCAATCCAATCTGCGGGCCTTAAGCTGGGTATCAGTACCCACGGTTTCTTCGAATTATTGCTGGCCTATCGATATCGCCCCAGTTATCTGGCGATCGGTGCTATTTACCCCACCAATACCAAGGATATGTCTGATCAGTTACAAGGGGTAGAGAAGCTGACGCGGATGGCTGCACTTCTACCCAATTACCCACTGGTTGCGATTGGTGGCATTAATCAGCAGTGCGCACCAGAGATTATTGCTACCGGTGTGGGCAGTATCGCTGTGGTCAGTGCAATTACCAAGGCAGAAAATTATAAGCGGGCGGTTGCCGAATTCAATGCCCTCCTGGAAGACAAGGGTACGGAAGTCGAGCCATGTTAA
- a CDS encoding HesA/MoeB/ThiF family protein produces the protein MLSSKELQRYSRQMILPQVGEEGQEKLAAARVMIIGLGGLGSPAALYLAAAGIGELHLVDGDHIDLSNLQRQVLYKTNHQGKSKAQVAAQQLTAANPNIRIYAHPQMADEIWLRDHVAQVDLVLDCTDNLKIRYLINRACHDIGRPVVMASAQGFSGQLISFDFSKNKNPCYACLFPPQQQEDVHNCSTMGVIGPVLGVVGSVQALEALKILLGLPASSLGQLYLIEGETLAMRTLKLNKSENCPVCSA, from the coding sequence ATGTTAAGCAGTAAGGAGCTACAGCGGTACAGTCGCCAGATGATACTGCCCCAGGTGGGAGAAGAGGGACAGGAAAAACTGGCGGCAGCACGGGTAATGATCATTGGTCTCGGTGGCTTGGGTAGTCCGGCAGCACTTTACCTCGCCGCTGCAGGCATCGGTGAATTGCACTTAGTAGATGGCGATCATATTGATCTTTCTAATTTGCAGAGACAGGTGCTGTACAAAACCAATCACCAAGGTAAATCAAAGGCGCAGGTGGCGGCACAGCAGTTAACCGCAGCAAATCCCAATATTCGAATTTATGCGCATCCTCAAATGGCCGATGAAATCTGGCTTAGAGATCATGTTGCACAGGTGGATCTGGTGCTGGATTGCACGGATAACCTCAAAATACGCTACCTGATAAATCGAGCTTGTCACGACATCGGGCGACCAGTAGTGATGGCATCAGCCCAGGGCTTTTCCGGACAGTTGATTAGTTTTGATTTTTCTAAGAATAAAAATCCCTGTTACGCCTGTCTGTTTCCACCCCAACAGCAGGAAGATGTTCATAATTGCTCAACGATGGGGGTGATTGGTCCGGTTTTGGGTGTTGTTGGAAGCGTTCAAGCTTTGGAGGCATTGAAAATTTTACTCGGTTTGCCGGCATCCAGTCTTGGTCAATTGTATTTAATTGAGGGGGAGACCCTGGCTATGCGGACACTAAAGCTAAATAAATCTGAGAATTGTCCGGTTTGTTCTGCATAG
- a CDS encoding Dps family protein, producing the protein MKKIDIGISESDREKIAGGLKHLLADSYTLYLQTHNFHWNVTGPLFRELHLMFEEQYTELAEAVDDIAERIRTLGVPAPGTYQAFAQLSSIEEVVEVPAAEDMVKILTEGHEKVIKTCREVLKSAQKGEDESTLALVSDRMQVHEKTAWMLRATSQ; encoded by the coding sequence ATGAAGAAAATTGACATTGGTATTAGTGAAAGTGACCGGGAAAAAATCGCTGGTGGCCTCAAACACTTATTGGCAGACAGCTATACCCTATACCTGCAAACGCACAATTTTCACTGGAATGTCACAGGCCCGCTGTTTCGTGAATTACATCTGATGTTTGAGGAACAGTATACGGAGCTTGCAGAAGCGGTTGATGATATCGCCGAGCGTATCAGAACCTTGGGAGTTCCCGCCCCAGGCACTTACCAGGCATTTGCTCAATTGAGCTCAATTGAGGAAGTGGTAGAAGTTCCTGCAGCCGAGGATATGGTAAAAATATTAACCGAAGGCCACGAAAAGGTCATTAAGACTTGCCGGGAAGTATTAAAGTCTGCGCAAAAAGGGGAGGATGAATCCACCCTGGCATTAGTGTCTGATCGCATGCAGGTGCATGAAAAAACTGCCTGGATGTTGCGGGCTACCAGTCAATAA
- a CDS encoding LysR family transcriptional regulator produces MSATIKQLRAFVAVARSHSLAQASAQLHTSQPALSVAIRNLEDATGGPLFSRDGRQLVLTPEGREFLTRAEQLLNNWDQSLDAIQQRFRLNRGQLLLAVIPAFALNRLPELLSSFHRDNPQINIVLEDIVMEGVVQSVQEGRVELGISFRPEDLGGLEFTPLERDRFIAVTPPQHPLSSKEALHWRDLADYPFISMNRGSAVRRWTEQAFADCGKVARYLCEANQLSTIGQLIRANMGVSAVPSLCEGQMREYGLHCHPLSAPVVYQEVGILMKSRGTLSAAASAFLRSIQQDPGNLHPGYLPK; encoded by the coding sequence GTGAGTGCCACTATAAAACAGCTCCGCGCCTTCGTAGCCGTTGCGCGCAGCCACAGCCTGGCGCAGGCCAGCGCACAACTACATACCTCCCAGCCGGCGCTGTCGGTGGCTATTCGCAACCTGGAAGACGCCACCGGGGGACCGCTGTTCAGTCGCGATGGTCGCCAACTCGTGCTAACCCCAGAGGGCCGTGAATTCCTAACCCGCGCAGAGCAGTTGCTTAACAACTGGGACCAGTCTCTTGATGCCATTCAGCAGCGTTTTCGCCTCAATCGTGGGCAGTTGTTATTGGCGGTAATCCCGGCCTTCGCCCTAAATCGCCTCCCCGAATTATTGTCCAGCTTTCACCGGGACAATCCCCAAATCAACATTGTGCTGGAAGATATTGTGATGGAGGGTGTTGTGCAGTCAGTGCAGGAGGGGCGCGTAGAGCTGGGCATCAGTTTCCGCCCGGAGGATCTGGGCGGCTTAGAGTTTACCCCCCTGGAGCGGGATCGCTTTATCGCGGTCACTCCTCCGCAACACCCTCTGTCCAGCAAAGAGGCCTTGCACTGGCGCGACCTGGCGGACTACCCGTTTATTTCTATGAATAGGGGATCAGCTGTGCGTCGTTGGACAGAGCAGGCCTTTGCAGACTGTGGCAAGGTGGCCCGTTACCTGTGTGAAGCCAATCAGCTCAGTACTATCGGGCAATTGATTCGGGCCAATATGGGGGTAAGTGCGGTACCGAGTCTGTGCGAAGGGCAGATGCGCGAGTACGGTTTGCACTGCCATCCTCTATCCGCTCCTGTTGTATATCAGGAGGTCGGTATATTGATGAAAAGCCGTGGCACGCTCTCTGCTGCGGCCAGCGCTTTTCTGCGAAGTATTCAACAAGACCCTGGGAACTTACATCCTGGATACTTACCGAAATAA